The genomic interval ACGTCTTTTGAATAATTATCGGAGGGATAAAGATGAAACGTCCACTTGTCTTTTACATCATCAGTGGGATGCTACTGTGCGCGAAAATTTATCCACCTTTCGCAAAAGTACCAACGACCCCTAAAATCCTGTTTACCTCCGCACGAGACGGCAATTATGAAGTCTATAGTATGAACCCAGATGGCAGTGAACAGATAAACCTAACACAACATCTCGCGAATGATTTGAAAGCCGTCTGGTCCCCAACGGGCGAACAAATTCTTTTCATCTCCGATCGTGGGGGTGTCCGAGATCTGTATCTGATGGACCCAGACGGATCCAATGTTCGACGTGTCTTTAAGAGAAAAGCGAAAGTTGACAGATCAAATCCAACGTGGTCCGCCGATGGCAAACACATCGCTTACGATAACTTGGATTGGGGACATCCCGAGTATGGTATCTACATTACGACCCTTGGGGAACAAGAAGAGGAATTCCTTGGAAATTATTCCGATCCAGCATGGTCGCCGGATGGAACAGAAATTGCCTGTAGTGCAGCTAAACAGGGGAGCGATTGGATTATATTCATTAATGTTCGGACGCGAAAGCATGAACGACTCCTACCCAAGAAAGCATTACTTTGGCAAACCAATCCATCTTGGTCGGCTACCGGCGACAAACTCGCCTTTACTGGCAACAGGCAACCGTTACCCGCCATCTTGGATAGGGATCTGCACAATGCCTGGGCGGATAAATACACCATCTTCATCGTCAACAGAGGCGGCACCCATCTCAAACAACTCGTCGATGAAGTCGGTCCCATAGCATGGGATCCGGCTTTGTCCCCAAATGGAGACGAAGTTCTGTATTCACAGGAAATTAGGAAGATTGCCCAAATTTTCAAACTTGATGTAAACAGCGGTGTTCGGACGCAGTTGACGCATATTGGAATACCCAGATTTGGGAATTTTGGCGGAGATTGGTTTGATCCGGCTTATGCGTTGCCAGTTTCACCACAACCTCAGTTGCTAACCACAACATGGGCGGAAGTGAAAAAGAAGGACGATCCATAGACAA from Candidatus Poribacteria bacterium carries:
- a CDS encoding PD40 domain-containing protein; this encodes MKRPLVFYIISGMLLCAKIYPPFAKVPTTPKILFTSARDGNYEVYSMNPDGSEQINLTQHLANDLKAVWSPTGEQILFISDRGGVRDLYLMDPDGSNVRRVFKRKAKVDRSNPTWSADGKHIAYDNLDWGHPEYGIYITTLGEQEEEFLGNYSDPAWSPDGTEIACSAAKQGSDWIIFINVRTRKHERLLPKKALLWQTNPSWSATGDKLAFTGNRQPLPAILDRDLHNAWADKYTIFIVNRGGTHLKQLVDEVGPIAWDPALSPNGDEVLYSQEIRKIAQIFKLDVNSGVRTQLTHIGIPRFGNFGGDWFDPAYALPVSPQPQLLTTTWAEVKKKDDP